The Geothermobacter hydrogeniphilus genome includes the window GCAACAACGGGGCCGGGGTCAGGGCAGCGTGAAACCTTCTCCGGCGAACTGGATGTTGGCGGCATCATCGCAGCGCGGCGGCGAGACGGCGTGGACGCCGCCGCAGGCCGGGCAGGTGCCGACAAAGGTCGTCAGGGTGAAGGGAGCGCCGCAGCCCCGGCAGTTGGTGGCCAGCCCGCCCCCGGGGATCTCACGGTCGCGCAGCGCGCCGCCGTGTGCCCGGCTGACGAATTCGACCAGTTCCCGTCCTTCTGCGAAGGGTCCGCCGCCGGCATGGGCATGGCTTCCGCCGCATCCGCATTCGTGCATTGCATATCTCCTTCCTGAACCCGTGGGATCAGGGATTCAGTTGTTTGTGTGGGATGTGTTCTGGTCCCCGGCCACATGGCCGCGGGTCCGTTATTTTGTCCTTTTCCGTTTGCGCAGCATGGCGCGGATACTGAAAAATCCGCCGCAGCCTGCCAGCATCCAGATCAGCAGGGTGACGATCAGTTCGGATATTGTCATACGGTCTCCTTTGTCCCGGTCCGTTGCTCCGGGCCCTGGTTGATGATCCAGAATAATCGGCGCCGCCCGGTCGCGCCTTGAGCTATGTCAAGTTTTCAATCGGGATTATGTTCTAAGATGATCGCCATCATGACATCGATATTGCGGAAAACAACCGCCCTGCGCCTGCTGGTGCAGTGGGCCTTTCTCGGCTGGTGCCTGTTTCTTGGTATCCAGTTCAGCCTGTTTGTCGAACACTACCGGAGTTTCGGCCGGACGCCCGACTACCTCCGGCCGCCCGGAGTGGAGGGCTTTCTGCCCATCGGCGCCCTGGTCAGCCTGAAGAACTGGCTGGTCAACGGGCAGTTCGACACCATCCATCCGGCGGCGCTGGTACTGCTGCTGACCTTTTTCACCATGTCGCTGCTGGCGAAAAAATCATTCTGCTCCTGGCTCTGCCCGGTCGGGACCGTCGAAGAGGGATTGTGGCGGCTGGGTCGAAAACTCTGCGGCCGCAATTTCACTATCTGGCGCTGGCTCGATATTCCGTTGCGGGCGCTCAAGTACGCGCTGTTGCTGTTCTTTTTCAAGCTGATTATCATCGACATGCCGGCGGCGGTGCTGCAGGGTTTTCTCGCTGCCCCCTACTGGGCGGTGGCCGATGTACGCATGCTGCATTTCTTCACCGGGCTCTCCCCCTTGAGCCTGGGGGTGATCCTGCTGCTGGCGCTGCTCTCGGTTTTTTACCAGAATTTCTGGTGCCGTTACCTCTGCCCCTATGGTGCCCTGGTCGGGCTGCTGAGCATGCTCAGCCCGTTGAAAATCCGCCGCAGCGACGAGCATTGCGTCCACTGCGGCGCCTGTAGCCGCGCCTGCCCGGCACAGTTGCCGGTGGCGGAGAAGACCGTGATCCGTTCACCGGAATGCACCGCCTGCCTCGGTTGTGTCTCCAGCTGCCCCGAAGCTGCCGCCCTCGGCATCCGGCTGCCTTTCCTGCAGCGCGCCATTCCCGGCTGGGGCTTCGGTCTGCTGGTGCTGACCCTCTTCTTCACCGGCGTCGCCGCCGGCATGCTCAGCGGTCACTGGCACACCAGCCTCACCCCGGAGGACTTTCAGCGCCTGATTCCCATGGCCGAAAGGTTCGGTCATTAGTCGGCTGAGCAAAAACGCCCATCTGCGGCGTTGTCCGCCCCCCTGCGTCAACGACGTACCTTCCGGTACGCCTTATTCCGCAGGGTTGCGGACGCCTTGCATCTGGGCATTTTTGCCCAGCCTCGAACCTTGAGCCTCGAACCTCGAACCTTGAACCTTAAACCTTGAACCTTAAACCTTGAACCTTAAACCTTGAACCTCGAACCTCGCCCCACCTTTCCTTATTGACCCCCGCTCCCCGGTTTGACACAATTAATTCGCTTGACCCCAGTCCATCCTCGACAAGGAGTTGTTTTGCCTTCTTTGGATTTTGAACGTGAAAAACGCGTCTTCCGTGACTTCTACGACCGCAACCGCAGGCAGCTCGAAGAGGCCAGGGATGTTTTTATCCGGCTGATCGGTGACCAGATCCGCCAGTCCGACATCGGCGAGGTGACCAAGATCGAGGGGCGGGTCAAGGATCGCGAGGAATGCATCAAGAAATTCCACCGCAAGTACCAGGAAAAGCTGGAGGCGGATGAGCAACCTTATGAAATCAGGGATTTTATTTCCGACCTGATCGGCATCCGCATCGTCTGTCTCTACGAGGACCAGATCGCCCTGGTGTCCGAAGTGCTGCAGCAGAACTACCGATTGATCGAGGTGACCGACAAGATCTCGGCAGTGGAAAGTACCGAGGATTCCTTTGGTTACAAGGGGCTGCACATGGATCTCGCCCCGGACGGCGAACTGCTCGGTTCCGGTTTCTGCCTGCCGTATGAGGATTTTCGCTTCGAGGTGCAGATCCGCTCCCTGATCCAGGATGCCTGGAGCGTGCTGGACCACAAGATCAAGTACAAGAAATCGATTCCCAACGACCTGAAACGGCGGATCAACGTGCTGTCGGCGCTGTTTGAACTGGCCGACCGCGAGTTCAAGGAGATCCGCAACGCCACCGCCGCCCTGATCCGGGAGGCGACGGACGATCCGCTCGGTGAAGCCCCGGTCGCGGAAACGGCTCCCAGCCGGGGAGCCGGGGTGGCGAGTGAAAAGATCATCAACGCCTTCAATTTCCTGCGGGTGGCCGGGCATTTCTTCCGTGATTTCGAATTCGAGGACTACAAGGTCGACGGTTTCGTGCAGGATATCCTCCGGCTGCACCCGGAATTCACCAAGGGTGAACTGCACCATTGCCTGGTTGATCACCTGAAGCAGGTCCGGGAATACCGTGACCTCTATCTCGCCGAAAACGCCGATCACAGTTTCAGCCCCTACACGGTGATTCGTCACTGCCTCTATCTCTCCGATCCGAGAACCTTCCAGCGAATTCTTTCGCGGGTTTCCCGTGAACGCTTCGTCGCTTTTCTCGCCGGCGGGCGGGATTAGTCGTCATGGCCCGGCCATGGATCATTCTCGACCGTTTCGAGGTCGACGGGGAGGGGACGCTCGAACTGCGCCGTCGCGGTGACCGGGATTTCCTTATCGCTATCGGCCCGCAGATCCTGATGAACAGCAGCCAGCAGCTTTCGGAAGTCGCCCTCGGCCGCCTCGGTTGTGCCGGTCTGCGGCAGCAGTCGGCACCGCGGGTGCTGATCGGCGGTCTGGGGATGGGAATCACCCTGCGGGCGGCGCTCGATGAACTGCCGGCGGATGCCGAGGTGGTGGTGGCCGAGCTGAACCCGCGCATCGTCGACTGGTGCCGCGGACCGCTCGCCGATCTGACGGCGGGGGCGGTGCTGGATGAACGGGTGAAGGTTCATCTCGGAGATGTGACGAAACTGATCGCCGAGACCGCCGCCGGCGATCCCGGCGGGCGTTTCGATGCTATCATCCTGGATCTCTACCGCGGTCCGCACGCCGGGACCGACCGGCTCAACGACCCGATCTACGGCAGCTGGGCAATCGAACGTTCCCGCGATGCCCTGCGGCCGGGGGGGATTTTCGCGGTCTGGGGGGAGAATTACGATGCCGGGTTCAGTCGGCGGCTGACCGCTGCCGGGTTTGCGGTGCGCTGCGAACGTCCGGGGCGCGGCGGCTACCGGCACGCGGTGTTCCTGGCGCAAAAAGCATGAACCGGGACAGGAAAGGGGACAGTCCCCTTAAATGAGGGGGACTGTCCCCGGGTCTTCTTGCTCGCTGCGCTTGAAAGCAAAGGGGACAGGCACCTGCGGAGCCAGTCCCCTTTTTCTTTTTACCAGCCGTTCACCGCTTCATCGCCGAGGACTGTCGCCAGCTTTTCCTGCACCCGCAACAGCCGGTCGCCGGAGAGGACGGCGATGTTGCGCATGAACAGGTAGGCGAGATGGTAGTTGGTGCAGAACAGGGACTGCAGGGTCGGGCGGTCGATCTCCAGGACCGTGGTCGGGCCGACGCAGACCGCCGCGAAGCGGTAGCGATGAGGGGGAACCATGGTTGACCAGCCGACCGCGTCGCCGGGGCTGCGCGTCGCCAGGGTGGCGGTTCCTTTCTGCGCCGGCAGTTCGAACTGCAGGTCGATCCTTCCGGAGACCAGCAGGTAGAGGTGGTTCGCCTCGCTCTGTTCGGCGAACAGCAACTTGCCGTCCTGGTAGTCTTTTCTCCGGCAGCGGCTCAAAAAGGCTTCGGCTTCGTCCGTGGCCAGATCCTTGAGCAATCCATTCCGGAAAAGTTCGATGTCGGTGGTCATGGGGGCTCCTTTTTGCTTCGGCGGCTCATTTCAATCCTAGAATAGAGCCCACCAAAGTCAATCGTCCGGATGCGGGCACGAAAGCTGTTTTGGGGGTAGAATGACAGGTACGTGTCAAGCGGTACGGTTGTCCCGTTTGGCCTGTCGGCTGTCCGGAGTTTTTCGTGTCGCGGCGAGATTTCCCTGCCGCAATGGAGGATTGCATGATGTGGATAAGGCTTTTCGGTTTTCTGCTCGGAATGGTGGTTCTTTTCCCCGGCGGCGTGCTGGCCGGTATCGTCGTCCCGATGAATCTGGTCGCCGTCGACGGCGCAACCCGCCCGGCCGGTACCATCATGGCGACCCAGACCCCTTACGGGGTGGTTTTCAGCCCGCGGCTGACGGGCCTGTCACCTGGAGCGCACGGTTTTCACGTGCATCGCAACCCGAGTTGCGAGCCGCTGGAAAAGGACGGCAAGGTGGTCGCCGCGCTGGGAGCCGGCGGGCACTATGATCCGGCCGGAACAGGTCATCACGGCCCTCCCTGGGGGGATGGGCACCTCGGTGACCTGCCGCTGCTGACCGTCGACGGCAACGGTCATGCCGACACCCCGGTGCTCGCCCCGCGCCTGCGGCTGTCCGACCTGCAGGGGCGCTCGCTGATGATCCACGCCGGTGGTGACAACTACGCCGATACGCCGAAGAAGCTGGGCGGCGGCGGTGTCCGGATGGCCTGCGGGGTGGTGCCCTGACAGGCTGATGAAAAACGCCCATCTGCGGCGTTGTCCTTACCCTGCGTCAACGTCGTACCTTCCGGTACGCCTTATTCCGCAGGGTTGCGGACGCCTTGCATCCGGACATTTTTGCTCAGCCTGGGGCCCCTGACTTTTTCAACTGGCAGCCATGATGGCTGGTGGGGAGGGGACTGGCACCTTGAGAGAGGGGAACTGTCCCCCGTTTCACTTCTCAGTGTTGAGCGCGCATGCCATGCAGACCGGCTGCAGCTCGAACAGTCCGCTCTGCGGGTTGTAGACGCTGCGGTGAGTCAGGTGGGCGGCGCAGGTGACCTGGTAACAGCGGCTGCAGGCGGTGCTTTCACCGCTGCCCTTGGCGTCGCAGATGTGGCAGATCCAGGGAGAGGCTTCCATGGCGTATCAGGCGGCGGCCAGCAGGTTCCGCCGCTCGTTTTCGCTGAGCCCGGCGATATAGCCGTTCATGCCGCGCAGGGTGTTGCCGATGAACTCCCGTTCGCGCGGCTGCACCTCGGCGGGCAGCTGCCCGATATTGCGGAAGATGTCGTCGTGGTCAAGCAGCCAGGCGATGAACGCCTCGACATCAACGGTTCCTTCCGCGGTCGTCACGGCCGCGCCCCGCACCCAGAGCCGCAGCTGGCGGTGGGCGATGCGCAGGTGGTCGAGGGCGTTGTCGACCAGGCCGTAGTGGGCGAAGACCATCCGCCGCGGGGCGAGATCGATCATCCGCTGCAGCGAGTCGAGGGCCACCGGCAGTATGAAACGCGGCGGCGTTGCCGGCCGCATGTAGATGCCGTCGGCGACCTCGCCGCGAACCCCGGCGACCTCGCCGGCAAACAACAGTTTCCCGACCTGGTAGCAGCAGTGATGGGGAGCGTGGCCGGGGGTCAGGTGCGCCCGGATGCCGGTCGTGCCGACCTGCTCGGAAAAGTCGATCCGTTCCGCCGGGACCGGAACGATTTCGCCATAGATTTCGGCGGTTCTGCCGAGTACCTTCAGCGATCCCTGCCAGAGCTGTCGGGGGGCCACCAGGTGCCGGATTCCGTCCGGGTGGCAGCTGACCCGCGCCGCGGGATAGTCCCGCAGCAGGGCGCCGGTGCCGCCGGCATGGTCGATGTGGATGTGGGTCAGCAGGATATGGTCGATCCGGTCGATGCCCCGTCGCCGCAGTTCGGCGACCAGGTGGGGGATGGTCGACAGCGGACCTGGGTCGACGACGATGGTCCGCCCGGCGACGCGTCCGCACCAGGCGCTGATGAAACGGTGAAAGCCGGGCAGCGCCGGCTGGTCGAGATCGATGCAGAAAAGATTTTCAACAGTCATGAAACCCGCTCCGGTTGATCGTGGTTGCCTGATTGTCGGCGATGCCGGGTTCCAGGTCAAGGGGATAGGTCAGGTCAAGGGGACAGGTCAGGTCAAGGGGACAGGCACCTGCGGAGCCAGTCCCCGTGATTCGTTCCAATAGTTGACGAAAAATCTCACCTATTTGATCCAGGTCATATTTTTTCGTCCCCTGAAGCGGTAAATTGAGGACACTTCAGGCAAAGGAGAACGGCATGAACCTGAACAATAATCTCGGTGAAGAACAGATCCAGAACGTGGTCAGGGAGCACCCGCGGATCGGCGAGATCCTCAATCGCTACGAGATCGGCTGCGTCGGCTGCGGGGTCGGCATCTGCCTGCTCAAGGATGTGGTTTCGATTCACGCTCTCGGCGATGAAGCCGAAGCGCAGATCGAGAAGGAAATCAACAGTTACCTGGATTCACTGGGCTGAATCCGGCACGAAACAAAGGAGAAATCGTTATGAGTAAACTCGCCTGTGGCTGTCCCGGATCGCAGGTCCGGACCGTGGAAGCAAAAGAAACCGCCAATGCCGAACAGACCGGCCGCCTGCAGTCCGAACTGCGTCAGTGGCCGACCCAGCTGCACCTGGTGCCGCCGAGCGCGCCCTGGCTGCAGGATGCCGACCTGCTGATCGCCGCCGACTGCGTGCCGTTCGCCTATGCTGAATTCCATCGTGATTTCATCAAGGGCAAGGTGCTGGTCAACGCCTGTCCCAAGCTGGATGACACCAGCCCCTATGTCGAGAAGCTGACCGAGATGCTGAAGCAGAATGACATCCGTTCCCTGACCGTGACCATCATGGAAGTTCCCTGCTGCCGGGGACTGGCGATGATGGCCCAGCAGGCGCTGCAGGCTTCGGGCAAGGATATCCCGCTGGAAGTGGTGGTGATCGGGGTTGACGGTGAGAGGAGAAACTGAGCATGAAAACCGATGTCACGCAGGTGATGGTCGCGGAGCATGAACTGATTCTGCGCATGATCGCCCTGGTCGAGACCAACACCCGGCGGCTTGAAGAGGGTCGTTTTTCCAACTGGCAATTCTATCTCGACGCGGTCGACTTCATCCGCAACTATGCCGACCGGTTCCATCACGCCAAGGAAGAGGCCACCCTTTTCACCGCCCTGGTTGCCAACGGCATGCCGGAGCAGAATTCGCCGGTGGCGGCGATGCTGATGGAGCACGAGCAGGGCCGGGCATTTGTCCGCGGCATGGAGGAGGCGGCCCAAAAGACGCTGGCCGGGGCGAGTGACCAGGTCGCGGTGCTGGCGGAGAACGCCTACGGCTACGCCGAGTTGCTGCGAAACCATATCGAGAAGGAAAACAGCATCCTCTACCCGCTTTCCGAACGGGTGCTGCCGGAAGAGGTCCGCCCGGCGATGCTCGAAGCCTATCGACAGGCCGAGGCCGCGGTCGCGGAGGATTTCAGCGACCATTATCGCCGCATGGTGGAAGGGTACGAAGCCGAAGCGGCGGCCTGAAGTCGCGACGTCGAAGCATAGACAGTCCATTTACGGGGACGGTTTCCTTGAACGGGGCCGTCCCCGTTCGCACCCCGCACCCCGCACCCCGCACCTCGCACCTCGCACCTCGCACCTCGCACCTCGCACCTCCAGCTTTCCCTCCCACGATCTGCTAGAATTGATGCTACTGACCGAAGGGACCGGAATGCGCCTCATACTCCTGAGCTTTTACAACCGCCTGATCCTGCGCCGCCCCTGGCTCGCCCTGGGGATCGTGCTGCTGCTGGTGGTGCTGCTCGGCCGTCACGCCGGCGATTTCCGCCTCGATGCCTCG containing:
- a CDS encoding 4Fe-4S binding protein; this translates as MTSILRKTTALRLLVQWAFLGWCLFLGIQFSLFVEHYRSFGRTPDYLRPPGVEGFLPIGALVSLKNWLVNGQFDTIHPAALVLLLTFFTMSLLAKKSFCSWLCPVGTVEEGLWRLGRKLCGRNFTIWRWLDIPLRALKYALLLFFFKLIIIDMPAAVLQGFLAAPYWAVADVRMLHFFTGLSPLSLGVILLLALLSVFYQNFWCRYLCPYGALVGLLSMLSPLKIRRSDEHCVHCGACSRACPAQLPVAEKTVIRSPECTACLGCVSSCPEAAALGIRLPFLQRAIPGWGFGLLVLTLFFTGVAAGMLSGHWHTSLTPEDFQRLIPMAERFGH
- a CDS encoding (p)ppGpp synthetase, yielding MDFEREKRVFRDFYDRNRRQLEEARDVFIRLIGDQIRQSDIGEVTKIEGRVKDREECIKKFHRKYQEKLEADEQPYEIRDFISDLIGIRIVCLYEDQIALVSEVLQQNYRLIEVTDKISAVESTEDSFGYKGLHMDLAPDGELLGSGFCLPYEDFRFEVQIRSLIQDAWSVLDHKIKYKKSIPNDLKRRINVLSALFELADREFKEIRNATAALIREATDDPLGEAPVAETAPSRGAGVASEKIINAFNFLRVAGHFFRDFEFEDYKVDGFVQDILRLHPEFTKGELHHCLVDHLKQVREYRDLYLAENADHSFSPYTVIRHCLYLSDPRTFQRILSRVSRERFVAFLAGGRD
- a CDS encoding spermidine synthase; amino-acid sequence: MARPWIILDRFEVDGEGTLELRRRGDRDFLIAIGPQILMNSSQQLSEVALGRLGCAGLRQQSAPRVLIGGLGMGITLRAALDELPADAEVVVAELNPRIVDWCRGPLADLTAGAVLDERVKVHLGDVTKLIAETAAGDPGGRFDAIILDLYRGPHAGTDRLNDPIYGSWAIERSRDALRPGGIFAVWGENYDAGFSRRLTAAGFAVRCERPGRGGYRHAVFLAQKA
- a CDS encoding Crp/Fnr family transcriptional regulator, whose translation is MTTDIELFRNGLLKDLATDEAEAFLSRCRRKDYQDGKLLFAEQSEANHLYLLVSGRIDLQFELPAQKGTATLATRSPGDAVGWSTMVPPHRYRFAAVCVGPTTVLEIDRPTLQSLFCTNYHLAYLFMRNIAVLSGDRLLRVQEKLATVLGDEAVNGW
- the sodC gene encoding superoxide dismutase family protein — translated: MWIRLFGFLLGMVVLFPGGVLAGIVVPMNLVAVDGATRPAGTIMATQTPYGVVFSPRLTGLSPGAHGFHVHRNPSCEPLEKDGKVVAALGAGGHYDPAGTGHHGPPWGDGHLGDLPLLTVDGNGHADTPVLAPRLRLSDLQGRSLMIHAGGDNYADTPKKLGGGGVRMACGVVP
- a CDS encoding MBL fold metallo-hydrolase, which translates into the protein MTVENLFCIDLDQPALPGFHRFISAWCGRVAGRTIVVDPGPLSTIPHLVAELRRRGIDRIDHILLTHIHIDHAGGTGALLRDYPAARVSCHPDGIRHLVAPRQLWQGSLKVLGRTAEIYGEIVPVPAERIDFSEQVGTTGIRAHLTPGHAPHHCCYQVGKLLFAGEVAGVRGEVADGIYMRPATPPRFILPVALDSLQRMIDLAPRRMVFAHYGLVDNALDHLRIAHRQLRLWVRGAAVTTAEGTVDVEAFIAWLLDHDDIFRNIGQLPAEVQPREREFIGNTLRGMNGYIAGLSENERRNLLAAA
- a CDS encoding iron-sulfur cluster-binding oxidoreductase; its protein translation is MSKLACGCPGSQVRTVEAKETANAEQTGRLQSELRQWPTQLHLVPPSAPWLQDADLLIAADCVPFAYAEFHRDFIKGKVLVNACPKLDDTSPYVEKLTEMLKQNDIRSLTVTIMEVPCCRGLAMMAQQALQASGKDIPLEVVVIGVDGERRN
- a CDS encoding hemerythrin domain-containing protein; this encodes MKTDVTQVMVAEHELILRMIALVETNTRRLEEGRFSNWQFYLDAVDFIRNYADRFHHAKEEATLFTALVANGMPEQNSPVAAMLMEHEQGRAFVRGMEEAAQKTLAGASDQVAVLAENAYGYAELLRNHIEKENSILYPLSERVLPEEVRPAMLEAYRQAEAAVAEDFSDHYRRMVEGYEAEAAA